A section of the Desulfomonile tiedjei genome encodes:
- a CDS encoding MBL fold metallo-hydrolase, with amino-acid sequence MIEKVVDGVWWIPGRDKFLPDSHMYVIGLPDSGDFTLVDCGLMEMGSYKLEELDRGGIPLKQVKRVIMTHTHLDHIGCLAEILKAAPDVEVWAHKDEAAYLERGDDRIVFGNNMFESMIRSQYAIPDGYFTTKVHKKLEGGEDLSLGGVRFKIIHLPGHSAGSIGLFNEEHRMLMSGDTIYADGAIGRYDLFSANPAELKRSLGIIAELGVEILLPCHNRIVRRGAGPMVQSTVKQWLGLIGD; translated from the coding sequence GTGATAGAAAAAGTTGTCGACGGCGTTTGGTGGATACCGGGACGAGACAAATTCCTGCCTGATTCCCATATGTATGTGATCGGCCTGCCCGACTCCGGCGATTTTACGCTTGTAGATTGCGGGCTCATGGAAATGGGCTCGTACAAGCTCGAAGAGCTGGATAGGGGCGGAATACCGCTCAAACAAGTAAAGCGCGTTATAATGACCCATACCCATCTGGACCATATCGGGTGTCTTGCCGAGATCTTGAAGGCCGCCCCGGATGTGGAGGTCTGGGCGCACAAAGACGAAGCCGCATACCTGGAACGAGGCGACGACAGGATTGTATTCGGCAACAACATGTTCGAGTCGATGATACGATCACAATACGCGATCCCTGACGGGTACTTCACCACTAAGGTTCATAAAAAGCTAGAAGGCGGAGAAGACCTGTCGCTTGGCGGTGTCAGGTTCAAAATTATTCATCTTCCCGGCCACTCCGCGGGGAGCATAGGATTGTTCAACGAAGAGCACAGGATGTTGATGTCCGGCGACACTATCTATGCTGACGGAGCCATCGGCCGATACGACCTGTTTTCTGCCAATCCCGCGGAATTGAAACGTTCTTTGGGCATTATCGCCGAACTGGGGGTCGAGATCTTGCTACCGTGCCACAATAGAATTGTGAGACGCGGAGCCGGCCCTATGGTGCAAAGTACTGTGAAGCAGTGGCTGGGTCTCATTGGGGATTGA
- a CDS encoding aconitate hydratase, which produces MGKTVAEKIIEAHLTRGKLQAGEEIAIKIDHALTQDATGTMVYLEFMAMGVPRVKTEVAVSYVDHNLLQTDFKNADDHAFLRTVAAKYGAIFSRPGNGISHQVHLERFSVPGKTLLGSDSHTPTNGGSSMLAIGAGGLDVAMAMAGQPFYLTMPHIVGVMLTGSLQPWVSAKDVILEMLRRLTVRGGVGKLFEYFGPGVETLSVTDRATIGNMGAELGATTSIFPSDHRTREFLVSQGRGDCWTEILPDPDAQYSEILEVDLSKLEPLIACPSSPDNVKKVSEVEGIDVQQVIIGSSVNSSFRDLMITAKAVEGRHCHPDVSFEINPGSTQVLLNVAENGGVANLILSGARIHQSGCLGCIGMGQAPGTGTVSLRTFPRNFPGRSGTVPDSVYLCSPETAVAAAVFGKITDPRKLGDCPEVSNPQHYKVNDENLVYPPADSSGVEIAMGPNIKPFPQFGPLEETIEGPVILKVEDNITTDHVMPAGSKVLPFRSNIEAISRFVFSNLDEDFAGRALDAGTGLVVGGENYGQGSSREHAAIAPRFLGIRAKLAKSFARIHKANLINFGILPLTFADPGDYEAVAQGETVRLEKVRSAIAGGADTIVAELPASGRKIQLRLDVTDRERRILLAGGLINLASGVK; this is translated from the coding sequence ATGGGGAAGACGGTAGCTGAAAAGATAATTGAAGCCCATTTGACAAGAGGAAAACTGCAAGCCGGCGAGGAGATCGCCATTAAAATAGATCACGCGCTCACTCAGGACGCCACCGGGACCATGGTCTACCTCGAATTTATGGCCATGGGCGTACCCAGAGTCAAAACCGAGGTTGCGGTGAGCTACGTGGATCACAACCTTCTTCAGACCGACTTCAAGAATGCCGACGATCATGCTTTCTTGAGGACCGTGGCGGCAAAGTACGGCGCAATCTTCAGCCGTCCGGGAAACGGTATTTCGCATCAGGTGCATCTGGAACGCTTTAGTGTCCCGGGCAAAACCCTCCTCGGATCGGACAGCCACACTCCTACCAATGGGGGCAGCTCCATGCTGGCCATCGGAGCGGGCGGCCTGGACGTTGCCATGGCGATGGCCGGACAGCCCTTTTATTTGACCATGCCGCACATCGTGGGGGTCATGCTTACAGGATCTTTGCAGCCTTGGGTCTCAGCGAAGGACGTAATACTGGAAATGCTCCGCCGCCTCACGGTTAGAGGGGGCGTGGGGAAGCTGTTTGAGTATTTCGGGCCCGGGGTCGAGACTTTATCCGTAACCGACAGGGCCACCATAGGAAACATGGGCGCGGAGCTTGGCGCGACGACCAGCATCTTCCCCTCGGACCACCGGACCAGGGAATTTCTTGTGAGTCAAGGCCGCGGGGATTGCTGGACGGAAATCCTCCCGGACCCCGACGCGCAATACAGCGAAATATTGGAAGTCGATCTCAGCAAATTGGAGCCCCTGATCGCGTGTCCCAGCTCTCCGGACAATGTGAAAAAGGTTTCCGAAGTGGAAGGCATCGACGTCCAACAGGTAATCATAGGCTCTTCGGTCAATTCGTCCTTTCGAGACCTAATGATCACGGCAAAGGCTGTCGAGGGGCGTCACTGCCATCCTGACGTGAGCTTCGAAATTAATCCGGGAAGCACTCAAGTCCTTCTTAATGTGGCCGAAAACGGTGGAGTAGCCAACCTGATTCTGAGCGGGGCGCGCATTCATCAGTCCGGCTGCCTGGGGTGCATAGGCATGGGCCAGGCACCAGGCACAGGAACGGTTTCTTTGAGGACCTTTCCGAGGAACTTCCCCGGGCGAAGCGGAACCGTACCGGACAGCGTCTATCTCTGTTCGCCGGAGACAGCCGTAGCGGCTGCTGTCTTCGGGAAGATAACCGACCCCAGGAAGCTCGGCGACTGCCCGGAAGTGTCAAATCCCCAGCACTACAAAGTCAACGACGAGAATCTGGTTTATCCGCCTGCGGATTCCTCCGGCGTGGAAATTGCCATGGGGCCGAACATAAAACCATTCCCGCAATTCGGACCGCTCGAAGAAACCATCGAGGGGCCGGTCATCCTCAAGGTGGAAGACAACATCACCACCGATCACGTGATGCCTGCAGGTAGTAAGGTTCTTCCTTTCAGGAGCAATATCGAAGCCATAAGCCGGTTCGTGTTCAGCAATCTTGACGAGGATTTTGCCGGAAGGGCCCTTGATGCGGGCACAGGGCTCGTGGTGGGCGGCGAAAACTACGGGCAAGGTTCATCCCGAGAGCATGCGGCCATCGCTCCGCGCTTTCTCGGCATCAGGGCCAAACTTGCCAAAAGCTTCGCTCGGATACACAAAGCCAACCTGATAAATTTCGGCATCCTGCCGCTGACCTTCGCAGATCCCGGTGATTACGAGGCCGTTGCCCAGGGCGAGACCGTGAGGCTTGAGAAGGTCCGAAGCGCCATAGCCGGGGGGGCCGATACCATAGTGGCTGAGCTGCCGGCGTCCGGCCGAAAAATTCAGCTACGGCTGGATGTTACGGATCGAGAAAGGCGCATCCTTTTGGCTGGAGGCCTCATAAACCTGGCTTCAGGGGTAAAATAG
- a CDS encoding SUMF1/EgtB/PvdO family nonheme iron enzyme: MRSDHTPAPASKKAAKPLFHSSLRYRAVIKKKVIIAMCCAVTISFCFVEPLFVIGITNENYHNVTAVFPPSPSRLPHAGVAPHELAPKDCGLDIVRLIAAAEEAQPEVTGNTATVSTAGLSERARIAGELLVAGEAARAKEVIQEAIRECESGQADVRDCSQWMRSLQGLNYLLGKPADKIVVSNSIGQKMVRIPAGDYMMGSPKRETDWLRLTFKKIWREGHKQWFQDELPLHPVRITRSFYIGATEVTVGQFRQFVKDTKHKTDAEKGDGGMIFSKKEGRWVPQKEMKWDSVPWKISDDQPVVFVSWNDAQAFCRWLTRKEKRTYRLPTEAEWEMACRGGSSWVRFPWGDRLPGDRDMNFGDGNPKLPESLTTVDDGYEYVAPVGSFPPNGYGLYDMEGNVMEWVNDRYERNYYENSPIEDPTGPGTGSGRVNKGGNWYASPADCRCAFRGFSGPEMSFWNLGFRVVMEDKEDPGKTATAGGADTKASSGKSQTSASFPPSEDDGLRLFRQAMFAAQQQQWDNATEDLEQALKISEKREDDKWVARVKATLAGIYAERNRTYKSKELYTQSLAEFRKIGDTTSARIILARLEELESSPGVKVAQVKKGGIADKAGIVAGDVIIEYAGETGFRVIGFKKLVEEFARAEQVTLSIINNGEISTAVVPGGVLGVAVEDIKRPPRPQRPPEQRPRERQRPRPRGDRR, from the coding sequence ATGAGATCGGACCATACACCTGCCCCGGCATCGAAGAAAGCCGCAAAACCCCTTTTTCACAGCTCCCTGCGGTATCGAGCTGTTATCAAAAAAAAAGTCATTATCGCAATGTGTTGCGCGGTTACGATCAGCTTTTGTTTTGTGGAACCTTTATTTGTCATTGGAATAACTAATGAAAATTATCACAATGTGACAGCCGTCTTCCCCCCCAGCCCGAGCCGCCTCCCGCATGCGGGCGTTGCACCGCACGAATTGGCCCCCAAAGATTGTGGCCTGGACATAGTGAGACTCATCGCAGCAGCGGAAGAAGCCCAACCCGAGGTCACCGGTAACACAGCCACCGTATCAACAGCCGGTCTGTCCGAGAGAGCCCGCATCGCAGGTGAACTTCTGGTCGCAGGGGAAGCTGCCCGAGCAAAGGAAGTTATCCAGGAAGCCATAAGAGAATGCGAGAGCGGTCAGGCCGACGTGCGCGACTGTTCCCAATGGATGAGGTCATTGCAGGGGCTCAACTATTTGTTGGGCAAACCGGCCGACAAGATAGTTGTGTCCAACTCGATCGGCCAGAAAATGGTCCGTATTCCAGCCGGTGATTACATGATGGGAAGCCCGAAGCGGGAAACGGACTGGCTCAGGCTGACCTTCAAAAAAATCTGGCGAGAAGGTCATAAGCAGTGGTTTCAAGACGAACTTCCGCTCCATCCTGTTCGAATCACCCGGTCCTTTTATATCGGCGCAACCGAGGTCACGGTGGGCCAGTTCCGCCAGTTTGTGAAGGATACGAAACACAAGACCGATGCTGAAAAGGGCGATGGGGGAATGATTTTCAGTAAGAAGGAGGGGCGATGGGTCCCGCAAAAGGAAATGAAATGGGATTCGGTTCCGTGGAAGATCAGTGACGACCAGCCCGTGGTGTTTGTGTCCTGGAACGACGCCCAGGCCTTTTGCAGATGGTTGACCCGAAAGGAGAAGAGGACGTACCGCCTGCCGACTGAAGCGGAGTGGGAAATGGCTTGTCGCGGTGGCTCCTCCTGGGTCCGATTCCCTTGGGGGGACCGCCTTCCCGGGGACCGCGACATGAATTTCGGTGACGGCAATCCCAAGCTGCCCGAAAGCTTAACCACCGTGGACGATGGATATGAATACGTCGCGCCGGTTGGAAGCTTCCCGCCCAACGGATACGGGCTCTACGACATGGAAGGGAACGTGATGGAATGGGTCAATGATCGGTACGAGAGGAACTACTATGAGAACTCCCCGATCGAAGACCCGACCGGCCCTGGCACAGGGTCTGGAAGGGTTAACAAGGGCGGAAACTGGTATGCGAGTCCGGCTGATTGCAGATGTGCGTTCCGAGGCTTCTCCGGCCCGGAGATGAGTTTCTGGAACCTTGGTTTTCGTGTAGTCATGGAGGACAAGGAGGACCCCGGCAAAACTGCCACAGCCGGAGGGGCCGACACGAAAGCCTCGTCAGGCAAATCTCAAACCTCAGCGAGTTTTCCTCCAAGCGAAGATGATGGGCTTCGCTTGTTCCGCCAGGCCATGTTTGCCGCACAACAGCAGCAGTGGGACAATGCCACGGAGGATCTGGAGCAGGCCCTAAAAATCTCTGAAAAGCGCGAGGACGACAAATGGGTCGCCAGGGTCAAGGCCACTCTCGCGGGCATCTACGCGGAAAGGAATCGGACCTATAAGAGTAAGGAATTATACACTCAATCTCTGGCTGAATTTCGTAAGATCGGCGATACAACGAGTGCGCGTATAATACTTGCGCGCCTGGAAGAACTTGAGTCCTCTCCAGGAGTTAAGGTCGCACAGGTGAAAAAGGGAGGGATTGCCGACAAAGCAGGAATCGTCGCCGGGGACGTGATAATCGAATATGCAGGGGAAACGGGCTTCCGAGTTATAGGTTTCAAGAAACTGGTGGAGGAATTTGCTCGGGCCGAACAGGTTACTTTGAGCATTATAAACAACGGAGAAATAAGCACCGCGGTGGTCCCAGGGGGCGTGCTGGGGGTCGCCGTCGAGGATATAAAGCGGCCGCCCAGACCTCAGAGACCCCCCGAACAACGACCCCGTGAACGACAGAGACCCAGGCCCAGAGGCGATCGAAGATAG
- the rfaE1 gene encoding D-glycero-beta-D-manno-heptose-7-phosphate kinase: MNEALIRRLKPAPILVAGDVMVDEYILGDVERISPESPVPVVVARDRLRRLGGAGNVVQNLVSMGGSVALFAAVGDDNEGKWFKRHCEEMAVESFWIKEDSSRPTTIKTRVVARNQQIVRIDEEHVADIPSDLEKAFAEDIRSVMPQVKAVIVSDYGKGFITDGLLKAMLTEARSNGIPVLVDPKGMDYKRYRGTTYITPNVREASLASGIEIRSEESLARAGEILLGETAAQGVIITRGREGITLVTPRKVQNFPVKPVEIVDVTGAGDTVISTLALAVANGMSIDNAVSLANLAASLVVARFGAASVTLEEMVDALKDEALSNKIVPMSDIGAVLRSHRLQGHKIVFTNGCFDLFHTGHLELLRKAAAYGNVLVLGINSDASVARIKGAGRPIVPESDRVELVSALNFVDYVVVFDEDTPLNLIKEVRPDVLVKGEDWMGKQVVGEDVVTARGGRVEFVKHIPGISTSELIKKIRCQ, translated from the coding sequence TTGAACGAAGCTCTGATCAGGAGATTGAAACCGGCGCCAATACTGGTGGCCGGTGATGTGATGGTGGACGAGTATATTCTCGGAGACGTGGAACGAATATCGCCCGAGTCTCCTGTACCGGTTGTCGTGGCCAGGGACAGACTGCGCAGACTGGGAGGGGCTGGCAACGTGGTCCAGAACCTGGTTTCAATGGGCGGGAGCGTGGCCTTGTTCGCGGCTGTGGGAGATGACAACGAGGGCAAATGGTTCAAGAGGCATTGCGAAGAGATGGCTGTGGAGAGCTTTTGGATCAAGGAGGACAGCTCGCGGCCTACCACTATCAAGACCCGCGTTGTTGCCAGGAACCAACAAATTGTGAGGATAGACGAGGAACACGTGGCCGACATCCCCTCAGACCTGGAAAAAGCATTTGCCGAGGACATCAGATCGGTCATGCCGCAGGTCAAGGCCGTGATCGTATCGGATTACGGCAAGGGCTTCATCACTGACGGGCTGCTAAAGGCCATGTTGACCGAGGCCCGCTCCAATGGCATCCCGGTCCTTGTGGACCCAAAGGGGATGGATTACAAACGCTATCGCGGAACCACATACATAACTCCAAATGTGAGAGAGGCTTCCCTGGCTTCAGGAATAGAAATCCGAAGCGAAGAATCGTTGGCTCGCGCGGGGGAGATCCTGCTCGGTGAGACAGCCGCGCAGGGCGTGATAATCACCCGTGGCAGAGAAGGGATAACCCTGGTGACTCCACGCAAGGTCCAAAATTTTCCCGTCAAACCGGTGGAAATCGTTGACGTGACAGGCGCGGGCGACACGGTCATATCCACCTTGGCCTTGGCCGTCGCGAACGGGATGTCCATAGACAATGCGGTCAGCCTGGCCAACCTGGCGGCTTCCCTTGTCGTGGCGCGCTTTGGCGCTGCTTCGGTAACCTTGGAAGAGATGGTCGATGCACTGAAAGATGAAGCCCTTAGCAATAAAATAGTACCCATGAGCGACATAGGGGCGGTACTGAGAAGCCACAGGCTCCAGGGCCATAAAATAGTCTTTACCAACGGCTGTTTCGATCTATTCCATACCGGCCACCTTGAACTACTTCGCAAAGCAGCCGCCTACGGGAATGTATTGGTCCTTGGAATAAACTCCGACGCGTCTGTGGCTCGGATAAAGGGCGCAGGCCGTCCGATCGTTCCCGAATCGGATCGAGTCGAACTGGTGTCGGCTCTCAATTTCGTCGATTACGTGGTGGTGTTTGATGAAGATACGCCCCTGAACCTTATCAAGGAGGTTCGGCCTGATGTCCTGGTCAAGGGCGAAGACTGGATGGGCAAACAAGTGGTCGGAGAGGACGTTGTCACAGCGAGAGGCGGCAGGGTCGAATTCGTCAAACACATTCCTGGCATTTCCACAAGTGAGTTGATCAAAAAGATTCGCTGCCAGTAG
- the thiD gene encoding bifunctional hydroxymethylpyrimidine kinase/phosphomethylpyrimidine kinase codes for MNKVLTIAGSDSGGGSGVQADLKTILSLGGYGMSVVTALTAQNTIGVQGMIPVNSAFVAMQLDSVLSDIGADAIKTGMLVNAKIVEVVAEKIKHFKMEKVVVDPVLASKDGTTLLDEEGRKTLRQKLFPLTYLLTPNIPEAEILTGKKINTVAEMTRAAKGLQKMGPRYVLVKGGHLEESPVDVLHDGSQPYEFSSQRVRTRHTHGTGCTLASAIATLLARGLPLMECIDQAKGYLYRALRFSLPIGGGIGPCNHFASITREIARTHVIEELDKAFQRLRRLSIGHLIPEVQTNLAYAIPFAESLDDVASFPGRIIRLGNSVATLASARFGASRQIHHLVLAAMDYDPERRSAMSVAYSDHLVKRIRALGFTVAEFDRNRTPPDLQQEEGSTLAWGVQDVMEELGRVPDAIFDRGAVGKVPMIRIFGNDPASIVNLIAKL; via the coding sequence ATGAACAAAGTTCTCACAATTGCCGGCTCGGATTCGGGTGGGGGGTCCGGCGTCCAGGCTGACTTGAAGACTATTCTGTCACTTGGTGGTTACGGGATGAGCGTGGTAACCGCGCTCACCGCGCAGAATACCATCGGCGTGCAGGGGATGATTCCCGTCAATTCCGCGTTCGTGGCCATGCAACTGGACTCTGTGCTTTCCGACATAGGAGCGGACGCGATCAAGACCGGAATGCTGGTAAATGCCAAAATAGTCGAGGTTGTCGCTGAAAAGATTAAGCATTTCAAAATGGAGAAAGTAGTCGTCGATCCTGTTCTGGCATCCAAGGACGGGACAACTTTGCTTGACGAGGAAGGAAGAAAGACGCTCAGGCAAAAGCTCTTCCCGCTGACTTACTTGCTCACTCCCAATATTCCCGAAGCTGAAATTCTGACGGGCAAAAAGATCAATACCGTAGCCGAAATGACCAGGGCGGCGAAAGGCCTCCAAAAGATGGGCCCAAGGTACGTGCTGGTGAAGGGTGGCCATCTGGAAGAGTCTCCTGTCGATGTCTTGCACGACGGATCTCAGCCCTATGAGTTCTCCTCGCAAAGAGTGCGAACGCGCCACACTCACGGAACCGGGTGCACGCTGGCTTCAGCCATAGCTACCCTGTTGGCGAGAGGGCTGCCACTCATGGAGTGCATTGACCAAGCCAAGGGGTACTTGTACAGGGCCCTTCGGTTTTCGCTTCCAATAGGAGGAGGAATCGGTCCGTGCAACCACTTTGCTTCCATTACCAGAGAAATAGCAAGAACCCACGTGATTGAGGAATTGGACAAGGCCTTCCAGCGCCTAAGACGATTGAGCATTGGCCACTTGATCCCTGAGGTTCAGACAAATCTTGCCTATGCGATTCCCTTTGCGGAATCGTTGGATGATGTGGCGTCTTTCCCTGGAAGAATCATTAGATTGGGCAATAGTGTCGCAACATTGGCCTCAGCGCGCTTCGGCGCGTCCAGGCAGATACATCACTTGGTCTTGGCCGCAATGGACTATGACCCCGAACGAAGGTCAGCGATGAGCGTGGCTTATTCGGACCACCTGGTGAAAAGGATCCGGGCGCTGGGGTTCACGGTGGCAGAATTCGACAGAAACCGCACTCCTCCGGATTTGCAGCAGGAGGAAGGGAGTACCCTTGCGTGGGGGGTTCAAGACGTGATGGAAGAACTGGGGCGTGTGCCGGACGCAATTTTCGATCGCGGCGCGGTGGGCAAGGTGCCCATGATCAGAATTTTCGGCAACGATCCTGCTTCAATCGTAAACTTGATAGCAAAACTTTAG
- the moaA gene encoding GTP 3',8-cyclase MoaA: MSRVLMDPYNRVIDYLRVSITDLCNLRCVYCRPPEGVQLIAHDEILRYEEILAIVRVAAEMGIRKIRVTGGEPLVRRGVLGFLSGLHEIEAIEDIGLTTNGVLLPSMAQDLRGAGLTRLNISLDSLRRDTFKAITGGDNLDEVLSGIRSALAVGFSPVKINVVLLQGINEEDVPAFARLTVNDPLDIRFIERMPFGNESVPKSPESFSAAKALEIIQREFGDLVPMERNSLDGPATMFKLAGARGRIGIIDPITGHFCGTCNRLRLTARGTLRPCLLGNREIDIKTPLRTGASDEELADIIQAAVLAKPVGNQSKHTAINDGMNMIGG; the protein is encoded by the coding sequence ATGTCGCGTGTTTTAATGGACCCATATAACCGTGTCATAGATTACCTCCGGGTTTCTATCACAGATCTGTGCAACCTAAGGTGCGTTTATTGCCGGCCTCCTGAAGGGGTGCAACTGATCGCCCACGATGAGATCCTCAGATACGAAGAGATTCTGGCCATAGTTCGGGTTGCTGCTGAGATGGGAATCCGGAAAATCAGGGTCACGGGAGGCGAGCCCCTCGTCCGCCGCGGAGTTTTGGGATTTCTCTCGGGCCTTCACGAAATCGAAGCCATCGAGGACATCGGCCTGACTACGAACGGCGTGCTTTTGCCTTCCATGGCGCAAGATCTCAGGGGTGCCGGGCTCACCAGGCTCAACATCAGCCTCGATTCTCTCCGCCGTGATACCTTCAAGGCCATCACAGGCGGCGACAACCTGGACGAAGTTCTTTCCGGAATCCGGAGCGCTCTTGCCGTAGGGTTCAGTCCGGTCAAAATAAACGTGGTGCTGCTCCAAGGGATCAATGAAGAGGACGTTCCGGCATTCGCCCGACTTACCGTGAACGATCCTCTCGATATCCGATTCATCGAGCGCATGCCCTTCGGAAACGAATCGGTCCCGAAGTCCCCGGAATCCTTCAGCGCTGCGAAGGCACTGGAGATAATACAAAGAGAATTTGGGGACCTGGTGCCAATGGAGCGCAATTCTCTGGACGGGCCCGCGACCATGTTCAAACTCGCGGGGGCCCGAGGCCGGATAGGAATAATAGACCCCATCACCGGCCACTTCTGTGGAACATGCAACAGGCTTAGACTGACCGCTCGGGGCACATTACGGCCTTGCTTGCTGGGCAACCGTGAGATCGATATCAAGACTCCGCTCCGTACGGGAGCCTCTGATGAGGAACTGGCCGATATAATTCAGGCCGCGGTTCTGGCCAAACCCGTCGGGAATCAGTCCAAACACACTGCCATCAACGACGGAATGAACATGATCGGCGGGTGA
- a CDS encoding glycosyltransferase family 2 protein, producing MSDSLPNTLSVIIVNRNTADLLVRCLDHVFRSDLSGKPEVIVVDNGSTDGSVARAKAAFPEVTIIEAGRNLGFAAANNRAFEKASGDFLLLVNTDALLEKDCARKLLDLMNADPGVGMVGPQLLNEDGTVQTSYEAVPTLATETLNRSLLKRLFPSRFPSKSCRLEGPEQVEALIGAVMMIRRKALEQVGAFDEDYFFFLEETDLAVRMRHAGWRVVHEPRARAIHLQGATAKAVHEAARIEFYRSRYLFFQKHYGNGARNILSAVLTLNLTLNVLVLGAATFVTLGRVHSLGESLRVRAALWKWHLQGCPPGPGLPRN from the coding sequence ATGAGCGATTCTCTTCCGAACACTCTCTCTGTCATCATTGTGAACAGGAACACCGCGGATCTCCTGGTGAGGTGCCTTGATCACGTTTTCAGGTCCGATCTCAGCGGCAAGCCTGAAGTGATCGTCGTGGACAACGGGTCTACCGATGGTTCCGTGGCTCGCGCAAAAGCCGCGTTTCCAGAAGTAACTATTATAGAAGCGGGCAGGAATTTGGGTTTTGCCGCGGCCAACAACAGGGCCTTTGAGAAGGCAAGCGGCGATTTCCTCCTCCTTGTGAACACCGACGCGCTCCTGGAAAAGGATTGCGCTCGAAAGCTCCTGGACCTGATGAACGCGGACCCCGGAGTCGGAATGGTCGGCCCCCAGCTTCTGAACGAGGATGGAACGGTTCAGACATCGTATGAGGCTGTTCCGACTCTTGCCACAGAGACATTGAACCGGAGTCTGCTCAAGCGTCTCTTCCCTTCCCGATTTCCAAGCAAGAGCTGCCGACTCGAAGGGCCGGAACAGGTCGAAGCGCTGATCGGCGCGGTTATGATGATAAGGCGCAAAGCACTGGAGCAAGTCGGCGCGTTTGACGAGGATTACTTCTTTTTTCTCGAAGAGACCGACCTCGCTGTGCGAATGCGCCACGCAGGTTGGAGGGTTGTTCACGAGCCTCGGGCCAGAGCCATTCACCTGCAAGGGGCAACCGCCAAGGCTGTCCACGAGGCAGCGCGTATCGAGTTCTACCGCTCTCGTTATCTCTTTTTTCAAAAGCATTACGGCAATGGCGCTCGAAATATACTATCCGCTGTTCTGACTCTGAATCTCACCTTGAATGTGTTGGTTTTAGGCGCTGCCACTTTCGTCACTTTGGGACGGGTTCATTCTTTAGGGGAGAGTTTGCGCGTCAGGGCGGCTCTGTGGAAATGGCATCTTCAAGGGTGCCCCCCAGGTCCGGGGCTGCCCAGAAATTGA